In the Thermococcus sp. MAR1 genome, one interval contains:
- a CDS encoding DUF354 domain-containing protein codes for MKVWIDITNAPHVHFFKGVIKELEKAGHEVLVTTREFDGLTGILDMFGFDYYVVGKHGGATLEGKLLASTERMYKLSKLIIEEKPDLAIYKHSAEAPRVAFGLQIPSIGFVDNETAVAQNKLILPYTTLLLYPTAIDAYELLRCGADPNGMRPVKGFSELAHLYGFIPDRRVLKEMGLKHGEYIVMRTEPIKANYFNGPPKSVLEDVIPLLPEVPIVLFPRTEEQRKRFEYFENVIMPERPVDSLSLLYYAKLMIGAGGTMNREAIALGTPTISTYPGKLLAITKWLVEKGLKFHSTDPVKVARMAERMMEMNGSYRAYIRSVVSGLENPMDVILREIETYEEFGTFMTMKVEEASDPGNARGYVGLNEGSHKEKQH; via the coding sequence ATGAAGGTATGGATTGACATCACGAACGCCCCTCACGTTCACTTTTTCAAAGGTGTAATAAAAGAGCTTGAGAAGGCCGGACATGAGGTTCTGGTCACAACCCGCGAGTTTGACGGTCTCACTGGAATCCTCGACATGTTTGGATTTGATTACTACGTGGTCGGAAAGCACGGCGGTGCAACCCTCGAGGGTAAGCTCCTGGCGAGCACCGAGAGGATGTACAAGCTGTCCAAGCTCATAATCGAGGAGAAGCCAGACTTGGCGATTTACAAGCACTCCGCCGAGGCACCGAGGGTTGCCTTTGGCCTCCAGATACCATCGATAGGCTTCGTTGACAACGAGACGGCCGTTGCCCAGAACAAGCTGATACTCCCATACACCACGCTCCTTCTCTACCCGACAGCTATAGACGCCTACGAACTCCTCAGGTGCGGCGCCGATCCAAACGGCATGCGGCCGGTTAAGGGCTTTTCGGAGCTGGCGCATCTCTACGGCTTCATTCCGGACAGGAGGGTTTTAAAGGAGATGGGCTTGAAACACGGGGAGTACATAGTCATGCGCACCGAGCCCATAAAGGCCAACTACTTCAACGGGCCGCCAAAGAGCGTGCTTGAGGACGTCATCCCGCTCCTTCCTGAGGTCCCCATAGTTCTCTTCCCCCGTACGGAAGAGCAGAGGAAACGCTTTGAGTACTTTGAGAATGTGATAATGCCTGAAAGGCCCGTTGACAGTCTCAGCCTTCTCTACTATGCCAAGCTTATGATAGGCGCAGGGGGAACGATGAACAGAGAGGCCATAGCCCTCGGAACCCCTACGATCTCCACCTATCCCGGAAAGTTGCTGGCCATTACAAAGTGGCTCGTGGAGAAGGGCCTGAAGTTCCACTCGACCGACCCTGTGAAGGTTGCCAGAATGGCGGAGCGCATGATGGAGATGAACGGGAGCTACCGCGCCTACATCCGGAGCGTTGTGAGCGGTCTTGAGAACCCCATGGACGTAATTCTACGCGAGATAGAGACCTACGAGGAGTTCGGAACGTTCATGACGATGAAGGTGGAAGAGGCCTCAGACCCCGGAAACGCGCGGGGTTACGTAGGCCTCAATGAGGGCAGCCACAAGGAGAAGCAGCACTGA
- a CDS encoding lipoate protein ligase C-terminal domain-containing protein: MKHHVGEHKAKKGLIRIEFDERDGKAEHVKITGDFFMHPEEAVQELERKLEGHKLEELEQIIDEFFAVRMDIEMPYVNVEDFKIALKNALRE; this comes from the coding sequence ATGAAGCATCACGTCGGGGAACACAAGGCCAAGAAGGGCCTGATAAGGATAGAGTTCGACGAGAGAGACGGAAAAGCAGAACACGTGAAGATCACCGGGGACTTCTTCATGCATCCAGAAGAGGCAGTCCAGGAGCTTGAAAGGAAACTTGAGGGACACAAACTCGAAGAACTGGAGCAGATTATAGACGAGTTCTTCGCGGTGAGGATGGACATAGAGATGCCCTATGTTAACGTTGAAGACTTCAAGATTGCCCTCAAGAACGCCCTCAGGGAGTGA
- a CDS encoding stage II sporulation protein M: MLGLKVEVPRRILGYLLIVFLAASFAGYLFAIGNPDAAMEAVKRLAEQIGPIPDSSFKNFVKIFTNNSMVALFMLLSGLFFGLGPWVIMTFNGFMVGLVVRAVQESGELSFPQIILGLVPHGIIEIPAIALAGVSGIIWYREIVGGEGETGERFRRGAEKALKLFALSVLLLLVAALIEAYVTPRVSGV, encoded by the coding sequence ATGCTCGGGCTCAAGGTGGAGGTTCCCAGAAGGATCCTCGGCTACCTGCTCATCGTATTTCTTGCAGCTTCATTCGCCGGATATCTCTTCGCCATTGGAAATCCCGATGCCGCGATGGAGGCAGTTAAAAGGCTTGCCGAGCAGATAGGCCCGATACCTGACTCCAGTTTTAAGAACTTCGTTAAGATATTCACCAACAACTCGATGGTGGCACTCTTCATGCTCCTCTCGGGCCTCTTCTTCGGCTTGGGGCCGTGGGTGATAATGACCTTCAACGGGTTCATGGTCGGCCTTGTAGTCAGGGCAGTTCAGGAGAGCGGAGAGCTTTCATTCCCTCAGATAATCCTGGGTCTGGTGCCCCATGGAATCATTGAAATACCAGCAATAGCGCTCGCGGGGGTTTCGGGCATCATCTGGTACCGGGAGATAGTAGGGGGAGAAGGAGAAACCGGGGAGAGGTTCAGGAGGGGAGCGGAAAAGGCTCTGAAGCTCTTTGCACTTTCAGTGCTGCTTCTCCTTGTGGCTGCCCTCATTGAGGCCTACGTAACCCCGCGCGTTTCCGGGGTCTGA
- a CDS encoding UDP-N-acetyl-D-mannosamine dehydrogenase, with product MLERIGDKSAEIAVIGLGYIGLPTAIMFANVGFRVTGYEIRRNVVESINSGKAHIVEPEIDDLLKKAIENGTLRATSDPNDIKEKDVYIICVQTPLKEDKTPNLEFLQSAVETVAKVMKKGSLVIIESTVPPLTTVKMAKLIEELTGFRAGKDFYMVHAPERVMPGRIFKELVYNSRIFGGITPESADLAEKLYRSFVRGQTFKTSSTVSEVVKLMENTFRDVNIALANEFALLAHQYGIDVFEAIDLANTHPRVKIHVPGIGVGGHCLPKDPHLLVWPAERDFGLIRLAREINDSMPLLTRELLFNALVEVNIPPNDAVVAVLGLAYKGNSDDTRNSPAFAFIDVIKDDVAEVRTYDPFVGGTHQNLEEALNGADAVVIATDHTAFKSLDWEELGKLMRTRILVDGRHVVEKPPRGFVFRGVGRGEY from the coding sequence ATGCTGGAAAGGATAGGGGATAAAAGCGCAGAGATAGCTGTGATAGGTCTTGGTTACATAGGCCTTCCGACGGCAATAATGTTCGCCAACGTGGGTTTTAGGGTCACAGGGTATGAGATACGGAGAAACGTCGTCGAGAGCATAAACTCTGGAAAGGCCCACATAGTAGAGCCCGAAATAGACGATCTCCTCAAAAAGGCCATCGAAAACGGTACCCTGCGGGCAACCTCCGACCCAAATGATATCAAGGAAAAAGATGTCTACATAATCTGTGTTCAGACACCCCTCAAGGAGGACAAGACCCCCAACCTAGAATTTCTGCAGAGTGCCGTTGAAACCGTCGCAAAGGTTATGAAAAAAGGTTCGCTGGTCATAATCGAGAGCACCGTTCCGCCGCTCACGACAGTTAAGATGGCGAAGCTCATAGAGGAACTTACTGGATTCCGGGCGGGGAAGGACTTCTACATGGTTCACGCACCGGAGAGGGTGATGCCGGGCAGGATATTCAAGGAGCTGGTTTACAACTCCCGTATTTTTGGTGGAATAACCCCGGAGAGTGCCGATCTGGCCGAGAAGTTGTACCGTTCCTTCGTCAGAGGACAGACCTTTAAGACCAGCTCAACCGTCAGCGAGGTTGTCAAGCTCATGGAGAACACCTTCCGCGACGTCAACATCGCCCTTGCCAATGAGTTCGCGCTCCTCGCACACCAGTACGGGATAGACGTTTTTGAGGCCATAGATCTCGCCAATACTCATCCGAGGGTCAAGATTCACGTTCCAGGCATCGGTGTCGGCGGCCACTGCCTTCCAAAGGACCCCCATCTTCTCGTATGGCCTGCCGAGAGGGATTTTGGACTGATAAGACTGGCTAGGGAGATAAACGACTCGATGCCCCTGCTCACTAGGGAACTCCTGTTCAACGCCCTTGTAGAGGTCAACATTCCTCCAAACGACGCCGTCGTAGCGGTTCTCGGCCTCGCGTACAAGGGGAACAGCGATGACACGAGAAACTCCCCCGCGTTTGCGTTCATCGATGTCATAAAGGATGATGTGGCGGAGGTCAGGACCTACGACCCGTTTGTCGGCGGAACTCATCAAAACCTGGAGGAGGCCCTCAATGGGGCGGATGCTGTCGTCATAGCAACCGACCACACCGCCTTTAAGTCCCTCGACTGGGAGGAGCTCGGTAAGCTCATGAGAACGAGGATACTCGTGGATGGAAGGCACGTTGTTGAAAAACCGCCCCGCGGGTTTGTCTTCAGGGGAGTTGGGAGGGGAGAGTATTGA